In Quercus robur chromosome 11, dhQueRobu3.1, whole genome shotgun sequence, the following proteins share a genomic window:
- the LOC126706268 gene encoding uncharacterized protein LOC126706268, whose product MPDEHTSKCPKLQSEEIDRDPGTRKQICEFPINKQDEIRRAYLIEGPYQPENIVFPYNDDTHRRRFQPSWFVSHKDWLEYSPTTDALYCFPCYLFSKKPIGRPGSDVFISTGFNNWKKVKDGMNCPLIRHEGKEPNSPHKNAVKCCEDLQNYSQHIDKLIEKQTSKELENNRLRLKTSIECARWLAFQACAFRGHDESLDSKNRGNFIELIKLTSTFNDKVASVVLENAPGNAKYTSPTIQKEILHILANNVRNAIREEIGDAKFCILVDEARDESKREQMAIILRFVDKEGFIKERFFYVVHVRDTTALTLKNEICAVLSRYNLHIENIRGQGYDGASNMRGEWNGLQALFLKDCPYAYYVHCMAHRLQLALVTASREVKDVHQFFDHLVNIINIVVGSSKRSDELQHAQAEQVENMIASNEIETGRGANQIGTLQRAGDTRWGSHFQSICSLIKMFDATCKVINTISEEGANYKQRGDAEGAYQVLTSFEFILILHLMKEIMGITNVLCQALQQQSQDLLNAMHLVSTTKSLIQKLRDDGWEPLLASVISFCEQHEIDIPDMNARYTKGRGRYRRQDDNLTMEHHFRIGIFTVAIDFQLQELKSRFCELTTELVILSSALNPKDAFRLFKIVDICNLVKKYYPQDFTEHEQELLESQLRHYELDVIKHPDFQNMSTISELCRGLKISGKSQIYFLIDRLIRLVLTLPVSTATTERAFSAMKLLKTRLRNRMENEFLADNMIIYIEKEIAGNFTIEMIMDEFYSMKNRRQA is encoded by the coding sequence ATGCCTGATGAACACACCTCCAAATGTCCAAAACTTCAATctgaagagatagatcgtgatccaggaacacgtaaacaaatatgtgaatttcctatcaacaaacaagatgaaattcGACGAGCTTATCTCATAGAAGGTCCATACCAACCTGAAAATATAGTCTTTCCATACAATGATGATACTCATCGTCGTCGATTTCAACCTTCATGGTTTGTTTCACATAAGGATTGGTTGGAATACTCACCTACAACGGATGCATTATATTGTTTTCCTTGCTACCTTTTTAGTAAGAAACCAATAGGTCGTCCCGGATCAGATGTGTTCATTTCAACAGGttttaataattggaaaaaggtGAAAGATGGAATGAATTGTCCTTTAATTCGTCATGAAGGGAAAGAACCAAACTCTCCACATAAAAATGCTGTGAAATGTTGCGAGGATTTACAGAATTATTCACAACATATTGACAAGCTAATTGAGAAACAAACGTCAAAAGAATTAGAGAATAATCGGTTGCGGCTCAAAACCTCAATAGAGTGTGCTCGATGGCTAGCATTCCAAGCTTGTGCTTTTAGAGGTCATGATGAAAGCCTTGATTCAAAAAATAGAggcaattttattgaattgataaaattgACATCAACTTTTAATGACAAAGTAGCTAGTGTTGTCTTGGAAAATGCTCCTGGAAATGCCAAATATACATCACCCACAATTCAAAAGGAGATTTTGCATATTCTTGCTAATAATGTGCGAAATGCTATTCGTGAAGAAATTGGAGATGCAAAATTCTGCATTCTTGTTGATGAAGCTCGGGATGAGTCGAAGAGAGAGCAAATGGCCATCATTTTGAGATTTGTTGATAAAGAAGGTTTTATTAAAGAGCGTTTTTTTTATGTTGTGCATGTTAGAGACACTACTGCATTGACTTTAAAGAATGAGATATGTGCTGTCCTTTCTCGTTATAACCTCCACATTGAAAATATTCGAGGTCAAGGATATGATGGGGCTAGTAACATGCGTGGTGAATGGAATGGATTACAAGctctttttcttaaagattGTCCATATGCTTATTATGTACATTGTATGGCTCATAGGTTGCAATTAGCTCTAGTTACAGCATCTAGAGAAGTAAAAGATGTTCATCAATTCTTTGATCATTTGGTCAATATTATCAATATTGTTGTTGGTTCTAGTAAGCGTAGTGATGAATTGCAACATGCTCAAGCAGAACAAGTTGAGAATATGATTGCTTCTAATGAAATTGAGACTGGAAGAGGTGCAAATCAGATTGGTACTTTGCAACGAGCTGGAGATACTAGGTGGGGATCtcattttcaatctatttgtAGTTTGATTAAAATGTTTGATGCTACTTGCAAAGTTATCAACACTATTTCTGAGGAAGGAGCTAATTATAAACAACGCGGTGATGCCGAGGGAGCTTATCAGGTATTAacatcatttgaatttattttaatcttgcatTTGATGAAAGAGATAATGGGAATTACTAATGTTctttgtcaagctttgcaaCAACAATCTCAAGACCTTTTAAATGCCATGCATTTAGTTTCAACTACAAAATCACTTATTCAAAAGTTGAGAGATGATGGATGGGAGCCTTTACTTGCTAGTGTTATATCATTTTGTGAGCAACATGAAATTGATATTCCTGATATGAATGCTCGTTACACTAAAGGTCGAGGTAGATATCGTCGTCAAGATGACAATTTAACAATGGAACATCATTTTAGAATTGGCATATTTACAGTTGCAATAGACTTTCAATTGCAAGAATTGAAAAGTAGATTTTGTGAGCTAACAACGGAACTTGTCATTCTTAGTTCAGCTTTAAATCCCAAGGATGCTTTTAGATTATTCAAGATTGTTGATATATGCAATTTGGTTAAGAAATATTATCCTCAAGATTTCACTGAACATGAACAAGAACTTTTGGAGTCTCAATTGCGACATTATGAGCTTGATGTGATAAAACATCCAGATTTTCAGAATATGAGTACAATTTCCGAGCTATGTAGGGGATTAAAAATTTCAGGAAAgtctcaaatatattttttgattgatagaCTTATTCGTCTTGTGTTGACCCTTCCAGTTTCTACAGCAACTACAGAACGAGCTTTCTCAGCTATGAAATTGTTAAAAACAAGACTTCGCAATAGAATGGAGAATGAGTTTTTGGCAGATAATATGATAATTTATATAGAGAAGGAAATTGCAGGGAATTTCACtatagagatgataatggatgaattttattccatgaaaaatcGTCGTCAGGCATGA